The genomic DNA CGACGACATCCCCGCCCAGCTCGCCGGACTCGACACGGGCAACGGCGTTCGGGCTCTGCCGGACCACCAGGTGCAAGAACTGACCAGCAACCTCCCGCGGGCCGAACAGCCCGTGCTGCTGGACCGGTTGGAGAAGGACTGGGACGACCCGCAGTCGGTGTCCTTCCTGCCCTGCACGAACATGCTGTCCGTCGGCGTGGACGTCAAGAGGCTCGCGCTGATGCTGATGCAGGGGCAGCCCAAGACGACCGCCGAGTACATCCAGGCCACCAGCCGGGTGGGTCGGCACACGGTGCCCGGCCTCGTCGTGACGTTCTTCAACGCGACGCGCCCCCGGGACCGTTCGCACTACGAGACGTTCGACGTGTACCACCGGTCCTTGTACCGGCACGTGGAGCCCACCAGCGTCACCCCCTGGTCGGTGCCCTCCCGCCGGCGGGCCCTGCACGCCGCGCTGGTCGTCCTCGTCCGGCACCGGCTGGGGCTCGCCGCCGAGAACCAGGCCGGGCAGGTCCTGGACCGCATCCCCGAGCTGGAAGCGCTCGCCGATGAGCTGACCACGCGTGCCGTGACCGCCGAACCAGGCATCGGCGACGAGGTGCGGGCGGAGCTCGCGGCTCTGATCGCCGACTGGGAGGACGCGGCCCGGCAGGCCCACAAGGACGGCCGCGAGCTGTACTACCGCAGTCAGGGCAAGGGCCAGTCCAACCTGATCAAGAGCTTCGAACAGAACTACGGCCTCTGGGAGACACCGAACTCCATGCGCAACGTGGACCGGGAGTGCCAGGTGACGGTGAAGGGAGCGGACCTGTGAGCCGCACACTGCGGGTACGGCAGTCGCAGACGGTGGTGCCGTTCGGCGTCGGAGCCGTTTTCGACATCCAGGGTGAGTCCTTCGTCGCCACCGGCATCGGAGACTGGTCCCCCAAGGGCAGGCAGCGGGTCGAGTCCGCCCGTCTCGCCTCCCGTCTGGGTGTCACCGGGTTCTACGCCGCCCCGGCGACCGCGAACGACCGCTTCGACGTCCCGGACGCGCCCGGGGCGCCGTACATCCGCTTCCCGTCCTGGCTGTTCTGCGGGTCCTGCCGGCGGATGAAGCGCTGGCGGATCGCCGACGAGAAGCCCGGTCAGCCGCCGCGCTGCCCCTCCTGCTCACCGGCCCGGACGCTGGCGCCCATGCGGTTCGTACAGATCTGCCGGGCCGGACACCTCAGCGACGTCGACTGGTGGTTCTGGGCCCACTCGCGGCGCGACGCCGGTGAACGTCGACGGTGTGAGGAGCGGGACCGGCTGAGGTTCCTGGTCTCGGAACGCGCCTCCGGCCTCGAGGCGCTGTCCGTGACCTGCTCCGCCAAGGGCTGCGGTGCGTCCCGCGACCTGCTCGACATCCTCGGCACTCACGGCATGCGCTGCTCCGGACGCAACCCGTGGCAGCGGGCGAACGAACGGGTGGAATGCCTCAGGCCGGTGCAGATCGTGCAGCGCACGGCCGGCAACCTGTACTACCCGATCGTGCACTCGGCCCTCGACATCCCCGAGAGCGACGCACCGGCGGTTCACGGCGACGAGGCCGTCGTGGCCAAGGTGCGAGAGCACGACCTGTGGGTCCCCCTGTGTCGGGTGGCCGCGACACCGCGGGCCGCGGCGTTCCGCACGATGATCCAGGAGGACACCGGAGCCGACGACGCCCTCCTGGACGCACTGATCGCGGAGGAGACGGGGGAGGCCCAGCCTTCCCCGGAGGCGCCGTCGTCCGATCCGCAGACCGGTCCGGCCGCTCCGGCCCGCCCCGACCTCAGCCGTGAGGAGTGGGCCGCCTTCACCGCCCCGACGCCGCCCGCCACCCGGGACTTCGCGTTGCGCGAGACCACCCTCGGCCTGGCGGGGGAGAGCGCCGACCCCTGGGCCGCGCTCGACCGCCGCTTCGGCAGGATCGTCCTCGCCGACCGGCTCCGCGAGGTGCGCGTCCTGTCCGGCTTCACGAGGGTCTCCCCCGACGCGACGGTGGTGCCGGCCGACACCGCCCGTCGCCTCAAGTGGATGCCGGCCGTCGAGGTGTTCGGCGAGGGAATCTTCCTCAGCCTGAATCCGGCCGAACTCACCGGCTGGGAGGCGGACGGGGAGGTACGCAAGCGCGTCAGCGGTATGCGGGCCGACCTGGACCGCTCCTTCCAGCGGGACCGCCTGGAAGCCCTCACGGGACCCGAACTCGCCCCCCGGTTCGTCCTCCTGCACACGCTCGCGCACCTGCTCATCCGCCAGCTCTCCTTCGAGTCCGGCTACACCACCGCGAGCCTGCGCGAGCGCGTCTACGGCCGCCCCGAGCAGGACCAGTACGGCATCCTCGTCTACACCGCCGCAGGGGACGCCGAGGGGACCCTCGGCGGACTCGTGCGCCAGGGCGAGTCCCCACGGCTCGCGGAGACACTGCTGCGGATGACGGAGGCCGCCGCCTGGTGTTCCGCCGACCCCCTGTGCTCCGAACACACGGGCCAGGGCTTCGGCAACCTCAACCGCGCGGCCTGCCACGCCTGTGCCCTCCTGCCGGAGACCAGTTGCGAGACCGGCAACACCCTCCTGGACCGGACTCTCGTCGTCGGCGGCGAGCACGTACCCGGATACCTGGAGCCGATCGTCACCGCCGCACGGGCCGCCGCGGCAGACGCGCTGGAGGAGTCGTGACCGTCACCTACCTCGACCTCACCCCCGACCAGCGGGCCGGTCTCGACGCCCTGCCCTTCGACGGCAACCATCTGGTCAGCGGGCCGCCGGGCAGCGGCAAGAGCCTCTTGGCCGCTCAACGGGCCGTCATGCTCAGCCTCACCGGTACCCCGGTCGCCCTGCTCACCCGCTCCAACCTGCTCCGGCAGTCGCTGGCCGCGACGGTCCACGCACTGGCCCCGGCCGACCGGAGTGTGCGGGTCACGACGGCACACGCCTGGCTCGCTGAGTGGTACGGCGGCAAGGCTCCGAGCACCGCGGACGGTTGGTACGACTGGAGTGCGCTGTTTGAACGGGCAGCCGACACCGATCCGGTGCCGGGGCTCACCCTGGTCGTCGACGAGGGCCAGGACCTGCCGCCCGAGTTCTACCGGCTCTGCCGGATGCTGGGCGCCCGCCTCACGGTCTTCGCGGACGAGTGCCAGCGTCTCACCGAAACGCACTCCACCCTCGCCGAGATCGCCGGAAGGCTCGGCCGCTGCGCCCGCCACGACCTGGACGGGAACCATCGCAACACGGCGCAGATCGCGTCCTTCGCGGCTCATTTCCGCACAGGGGCAGCTACGCCGCTCCTGCCCGACCGGCAGGGCCCACCGCCGCGGCTGCACCGGTTCCCCGAGCGGGGCGCGGCCGATCTGCTGGCGCTGCTCGCCGAGCGGCACCCCGGGGACACCATCGGTGTGATCGTCAATTCCAAGCACACTCAGTTTTCCTTGCTGGGCAGCCTGTCACGCCGGGCACCACGGCTGAAGCCCCAGCTGTACACGTCGGACGCCAAAGGGGGCCAGTACCGCAATCTCGACCTCGGCCGTCCCGGCATCGTCATCGTCCACCGGGCCAGCGCCAAGGGCCTGGGCTTCGACACCGTCGTCATCCCGGACACCCACACGGACGCGGCCGCCGACCCGACCTCGGCGGCTCTGCGCATGACGTACTACGTCCTCGCGACCCGCGCCCGGCGTGAACTCCATCTCGGTTACGAAGGGACTGCGGAACCCCCGCTGCTTGCCCAGGTGGGAAGAGGACACCTGATGCGGGGCTGACGGTCGCCCGGCCGTGGGAGGGTGATCGCGCGCTTATGGTTAATGCGTACGATGTGCAGGTGCGCAACACCGACTACACCATCAGGACCGCCACCCTTGCCGACCTGGACGCGGCCCGTGCCGTCATGCTCGACACCGTCTACCGCGACTTCGGGACCGGATACGTGCCCCGGTGGCACCGGGACGTCGTCGATCTCGAGGGTGCGTATCTGAGGTCGGAGCGGCACACCCTCCTCGTTGCCGTCGCCGCCGACGGCGAGGTCGTCGCCACCGGTGCGCTCGACTCCCGCGGCCCCGCGCACCCCCCGAATCCCGCGCATGTCGCCGAGCGTTACCCCTCCGCAGTCACCGCGCAGCTGCGGCGGGTGTACGTCCGGCCCGAGCATCGGCGGCGTGGGCTCGCTCGTCGACTTGTCGATGAGTTGCTGGCGTTCGCCGTGGCCGACGGGGGATACCGGGCCGTCTATCTGCACACCGACCCCGCGGTCACCGGGGCCGAGCCCTTCTGGCGGTCGTTGGCCAAGGTGGTGCACGACGAGCGGGAGGATGCCGGGGGCGGGCAGGGGATCGTGCACTTCGATGTGCCCCTGGCGGGACTGGCGGGACTGGCCGGATTGCCCGAGGCCAGGTAGGCGTGAAAATCATTTTCATGTAATCTCCGGTTGCTGTCGCTCGCCCGCCTGCCCGCCCTCCCTGATCGATCCGAGGACCATGCGCTCCCACCGCCGCCCCCGGCTGCTCGCCCCGTTCCTGCTCGTCCCGTTGATGGCCGGCTGCTTCGCCTCAGGAGGCGGCGGCGACTCCGCGTCCGGTGACGGGAAGGACGGCGACGGCGCCCGTCTCCGCGTCGCCCTCACCTTCCCGCCCGCCGAGAAGCTGTCGCCCTACGGCGCCGACGCCACCCTGCTCAGCCGCCTCGGCGTCACCGAGGGACTCACCGCCCTCGACGCCAACGGGTCCGCCGCCCCCGCGCTCGCCGAGTCCTGGCGCAGGGACGGGGAGAAGTCCTGGGAGTTCACCCTCCGCGACGCCACCTTCCAGGACGGGAGCGACGTCACCCCTGCCGCGGTCGCCGACTCCCTCGCCCACGCCACCGACGCCGAGCCCGCCCCGGCCGCCCTCGCCGGCGTCGCCCTGAGTGCCGAGGCCAGCGGTGACCGGGTCGTCCGGATCACCACCGCCGAGCCCGACCCGGTGCTGCCCCTGCGGCTCTCCAGCCCGAGCCTCGGCATCCTCTCCGCCAAGGCCTATGAGAAGGGGAACGGCCGCGTCGACCCCGTCGGTCACGCCACCGGCCCCTTCGAGCTGACCGAGGTCAACGGCGCCACCTCCGCCTCCCTCGACCGGTTCGACGACTACTGGGGCGGACGCGCCCAGGCCTCCGGCATCGACGCCCGCTTCATCGCCGACGGCACCGCCCGCGCCAACGCCCTGCGGACCGGCGAAATCGACATCGCCGAGGCCGTTCCCGTCGCCCAGGCGGCCTCGCTCGACGAGAAGACCCGGCGCGACACCGCCACCACCCGGACCACCAGCCTGCTCCTCAACGCCTCGGCGGGAACTTTCAAGGACGCCGGGCTGCGGGCCGCCGCCCGAGGCGCGCTCGACACCTCCGTGTTCGCCAAGGATGTCTACGAGGGGTACGGCGATCCCGGTGCCGGTGTCTACGGGCCCGCCGTCACCTGGGCGGAAGGCAAGCGGACCGCGCCCGTCGGGCGGGCGGCCGCCAAGAAGCCCGGGGACGGGGACACCATCACCCTCGCCACCTACGACAACCGGCCCGAGCTGCCCGAGGTCGCCCAGGTCGTCAAGCAGCAGTTGGAGAAGGCCGGGTTCACCGTCAAGCTCACCGTGCGGGAGTACTCGCGGCTCGAAGGCGACGCCCTGGACGGGAAGTTCGACGCCTTCGTGCTTGCCCGGAACACCCTCCTCGACACCGGTGACCCCGTAGCCGTCCTGGCCAGCGACTACACCTGCGGCGGCGGCTTCAACATCGCCCAGCTCTGCGACAAGGGTGTCGACCGTGCCGTCGCCGACGCCGAGAAGATCGACGACACCGCGAAGCGCCAGGACGCCGCGATGGCCGCCGAGGCACGCATCCTCGGCAGCGACGCCGTCGTGCCGCTCGTGCACCAGCGCATCATCACCGGCGTCGCCGATTCCGTGCAGGGCGTGATCCTCGATCCGTACGAGCGCACGCTCGTCGGCACCGGCACCCGGCGCTGAACCGTGCTGCAGCGGGTGGCCGCCCTGGCCTGGCGGGTCGTGCTCGCGGGTGGGCTCGTGTGCGGGGTCGGGCTGTTGCCCTGGCTCACCCGCACCGACCCCGCGTACACCGTCCTCAAGGCGCGGTCCGCCGAACGTGAGCCCACGCCCGAGGTGCTCGCCGACATCCGGCGACAGCTCGGGACCGACGGCGGGCCCCTGCACATGCTCACCGGCTGGCTGGGCGGGCTCGTGCGCGGGGACGCCGGGCGGTCGTGGATCTCCGGCGCGGACGTCCTGCCCGACGTGACGCGGGCGCTCGGTGCCTCGCTGCTGCTCATGGGTGTCGCGTTGTTCGTCGCCGTGCTGACCGCCGGGGCGATCTGCGCGCGCACCCTGCGGCTCGGGGCCCGGCGGCGGCTCGGTGGGCGGCGCGGGGGCGGGAGCCTGTCCGCCGTGCTCGCCTCGCTGCCCGAGTTCCTCGTCGCCTCCGTGCTCGCCACCGTCGTCGGGGTGCAGCTGGGGTGGCTGCCCGCGCTGGGGTGGTACGGGCCCCAGTGGACCGTGCTGCCCGCGCTCGCCCTCGGGCTGCCCGCGGGTGCCGTGCTGGGGCGGCTGCTCGACGATCTGCTGCCCGGTGCCTTCGGCGAGCCGTGGGCGCTGGCCGCCGCGGCGCGTGGACTGACGGGCCGGTCCATCGCCCGTCAGGCCCTGCGGCGGTGCGTGCCCGCGCTCTTGCCCAACCTCGGACTGTTCGTCGTCGGGTTGACCGGTGGGGCCGTTGCCGTCGAGCAGGTCTTCGACATTCCCGGACTCGGGCGCACCACACTTCAAGCCGCCCTCGCCCAGGATCTTCCCGTCCTCCAGGCCGGGACCCTCGCCCTCGTCCTGCTCGCCGCGCTCGCCACCGGCGCCACCCGCGTCGCCGCACGGCTGCTCACCGGGCCCGCGCTGCGCGACGGCGCCCTGTCCTCGCTGCACCGGCCCACCCCGCCCGGCGGGGGAGTGCTGCCGCTGGTCTACGGTGCCCTCCTGCTCGCCGTCGTCGGGTTCGGGCTCGCCCGTGATCCGCTCGCCCTCGACACCACGGAGCGGCTGCGGGCGCCCTCCCTCGACCATCCCTTCGGCACCGACGCCCTCGGGCGCGACCTGCTCGCCCGCGTCGGCCACGGGGCGCTGGACACGCTGTTCCTGGCCGCCGCCATCAGCGCCGCCGCCCTGCTGGTGGGTGTACTGCTCGGGCTGGTGCCCCGGATCTCCGCGCCCCTCGTCGACACCGTCAACGCCGTACCGCCCGTGCTCGTCGCGCTGCTCGTCACCGCCGTCGCCGGGAACGGGACGGCCACCCCCGCGCTCGCCGTGGGCGCCGTCGCCTGGGCGCCGCTCGCCGCGCACACCTCCTCCCTGCTGCGGCAGGAGCGCGCCACGCTGCACATCACCGCCAGCAAGGGGCTGGGCGCCGGGCGGGGCCATCTGCTGCGGCACGAGTTGCTGCCCGCCGTGGCGCCGCCGGTCCTCCGGCACGCCCTGCTGCGGCTGCCCGGGATCGCCCTCGCGCTCGCCTCGCTCGGGTTCCTCGGACTCGGCGCCCAGCCGCCGTCCCCCGAGTGGGGGCTGCTCCTCGCCGAGAACCAGCCCTACGCCGAGCGCGCCCCCTGGGCCGTCCTCGCCCCCGCCGCCGTACTCGCCCTGCTCGGCGCGCTGGCCGTCAGCGCGGCGGGTGGGCTGCGCCGACGGCCCACAGCAACGTCCCCTCGTGAGACCGAGGCGGCCGAGCGGCGGTCCGCGGTGGAGACGGAGCAGGAACCGACCGGAGTCGGAGTCCGGTGACATGACCTCCACGTCCGCCGCCGCCACCGGTGGGCGGTCCGGGCAGGTGCCCGGCCGTCGTACCGCCCCGTTCGCCACGCTCTCCCCGCTGCTCCGGCTACTCATCCTCACCCAGCTCGCCTTCAACGTCGGCTTCTTCGCCGTGCTGCCCTTCCTCGCCGAGCATCTGGGGCAGTCCGTCGGCATGGCGGGGTGGCTGGTCGGATTCGTGCTCGGGCTGCGGACCTTCAGCCAGCAGGGGCTGTTCGTGGTCGGCGGGGCGCTCGCCGACCGGTACGGCATCCGGCCCGTCGTGCTCGCCGGATGCGTGCTGCGGATCGCCGGGTTCGCCTGGCTCGGATTCGCCGAGCGGACCTGGGCCGTCGTCGGTGCCGTCCTGCTGATCGGGTTCGCCGCCGCGCTCTTCTCGCCGGCCGTCGAGTCCGAGGTGGCCCGGCAGGCCGTCGTCCGGGAGGAGGAAGGGGGCGGGGACCGGACGCGGGTGCTCGCGCTGTTCACCGTCGCCGGGCAGGCCGGTGCATTCGTCGGGCCGCTGCTGGGGGCGCTGTTGCTCGCCGTCGACTTCCGTACCGCTTGCCTCGCCGGGGCCGGGGTCTTCGTGCTGGTCCTCGTCGGGCACGCGTGGCTGCTGCCGCAGCGCGTTCCCGGGCGGGCCCGGGTCCGGATGAGGGGCGGGGCCCGGCTCGTGCTGCGCAACCGGCGCTTCCTCGCGCTGTGCTGCGCCTACGGTGCCTACCTCCTCGCCTACAACCAGCTCTACCTGGCCCTGCCCGCCGAGGTGGAACGGGCCGCCGGTTCGCAGGCGCCGCTGGCCTGGCTGTTCGCGCTGTCGTCGCTGCTGGTGGTGACCGCGCAGTTGCCGGTGACCCGGTGGGCGGGGGAGCGGCTGGCGCGGCGCCGGTCGATGGTGGCGGGGCTGGTGCTGATCGCCGTGGGGTTCGCCGTCGTCGGCCTTGCACGGCCCGCGGGGTGGACGGGGGCGGGTGGGCTGCTGCCCGCCGCCGGGTTCGTCGTCCTGCTCACTTTCGGGCAGATGCTCGTCGCGCCCGTCGCCCGCGCCTGGGTGCCGGACCTCGCCGAGGACGGGCGGCTCGGGCTGTACACCGGGGCGCTGTCCTCGCTCTCCGGGATCGTCGTGCTGGCCGGCAGCTCCGCGACCGGACTGCTGCTGGACACCGGGCTGCCGGTCGCCGTGCCGTGGCTGGTGCTGGCCGCCGTACCGCTGGTGGCGGCGGGGACGCTGCCCCGGTGGGCGCACCGGGGCGCCGGGGCCGCCGCACCGACCTCCTCCACGGCCGGGTCGGGCCGGCCCCAGGTGTAGTGACCCGCAGGGTCGTTCACGCGGCGCGCACGGAGGGCTCCGCGCGGTTGATACGGGCGAGGGTGAGCTGCGTGCCGGACGTGCCGTTCGTGCCGGCTGACCGCCTCGCGCGCCGTGCCGGTGAGCCCGCTCAGACCGTCGCGCCCACCGACCCCGAGGGGCGCGCCGAGATCCGCCCGACCCGGAGGAGTCCGGCACGTCCGGCACGCCCGGCACGAGCGGCGTCGGGCAGGCTCACTGCGCGACGAGTTCCCGCATCGCCGTGGCAGGTGCCGCGGGAATCCGCGACCGCCGCCACAGCCACCGTACGTCCCGCCCGAACGACCACACCAACAGGCCCAGCGCCACCGCCACCACTCCGGCGTTCCCCGCGCGCGGCAGCAGTTCCGCACCCGCGAGGAGCAGCAGGACGCCCTGGAGCGCGGCCACCGTCTTGCGGGCCGTGCTCGCCGGCAGCGGGGCGGTCAGCCACGGCCACACCCGGGCCGCGGCCACGAACACGTACCGCATGCCGCCGATCAGCAGCACCCACGGGCCCAGGTCCAGCGCGACGTACACGCTCAGCACCAGGATGAGGAACGCGTCGACCTCCATGTCGAAGCGCGCGCCCAGCGGTGTCGACGTGCCCGTGCGGCGGGCGACCTTGCCGTCCACGCCGTCCAGGATCAGGGCCACGGCCGTCAGTCCGACGAGGAGGGAGACGGGCGGCGCGCCGCGGAAGGAGTCCGCGACCAGGGCGGTGACCCCGCCGACCAGGGTGGCCCGGCCGAGGGTGACCCGGTTGGCCGGGCCGAACGACGGCAGCCGGGAGCGGTGCAGGGCCCGGGAGAGCACCGCCCAGCTCGCGAACGCGAACGCCAGGCCGGTCAGCCAGCCCGCCGTGCCCATGCCGATCGCGGTGCCGAGCAGCGCCAGGAGCAGGATCTGCGCGCCCGCGCCGACCGCCGTCTCCTGCTGAACGGACCTCGCGGGACAGGCGTCGTACGCGTCGTCCGTGTGGTTCAGGTTGATCAGGGCCACCGAACATCCTCCGGCCGTGTGACAGAGTCGATCAACGCCGCTACCTTGTGCGCGGCTTGTGCATCCCTCGGTACGTGAGTGGCTTCCCGACCGTTCAGGAGGACTTCCGATGACACGCAGGGCACGTGCGTTCTGGCTCGAAGCGCCGGGGCGGGGCGCGATCCGCGAGGTGGAGCTGCCGGTACCGGGCGCGGACGAGGTGCTCGTGCGCGCCCTCTTCAGCGGGGTCAGCCGTGGCACCGAGACCCTCGTCTTCGGCGGCCGGGTGCCGGAGAACCAGTACACGGCGATGCGCGCGCCGTTCCAGGAGGGCGACTTCCCCGGGCCGGTGAAGTACGGCTACCTCGGCGTCGGCGTGGTGGAGGAGGGGCCCGAGCCACTCGTCGGGCGCACCGTGTTCTGTCTCCACCCGCACCAGACCCGGTACGTCGTCCCCGCCGCGGCCGTGACGCCGGTACCGTCCTCGGTCCCCGCCGGGCGGGCCGTGCTCGCCGGCACCGTCGAGACGGCGGTCAACGCCCTGTGGGACGCGGCGCCGCTGATCGGCGACCGGGTCACCGTGGTCGGCGGCGGCATGGTCGGCTGCTCGGTCGTCGCCCTGCTGGCCCGATTCCCGGGCGTGCACGTGGAGTTGGTCGACACGGACCCGGCCCGGGCGGAAGTCGCCGAGGCGCTCGGTGCCGGTTTCGCGTCCCCGGACGACGCCGCCGGCGACCGCGATCTCGTCGTGCACGCCAGCGCGACGGAGGCCGGGCTCGCCCGTTCGCTGGAGCTGCTGCGGCCCGAGGGCACCGTCGTCGAACTGAGCTGGTACGGCGACCGGCGCGTCGCCCTGCCGCTGGGCGAGGCCTTCCACTCCCGGCGCCTGACCCTGCGCGGCAGCCAGGTCGGCACCGTCTCCCCGGCCCGCGCCGCCACCCGCACCTACGCCGACCGCCTCGCCCTCGCCCTCGAACTGCTCGCCGACCCGGCGCTGGACGCGCTCGTCACCGGCGAGTCCGCCTTCGCCGAACTGCCGGAGCTGATGCCGCGGTTGGCCTCGGGAGAGATTCCCGCACTGTGTCACCGGGTCCGCTACGACGGGGAGGACACCGGCGCGGGCGCCCACAGCGGCGCCTGACCTTGAGGAAAGACGTAAGGCCCACTGAACAGGGGAAGACATCCGGCCGTAATAGACGGCACCCCGCGCAGCGATCGGCGGGGGACCAGACGCGCCACACCTGGAGGGTCGTCCGTTGTTCAGCATCACCGTCCGCGATCACATCATGA from Streptomyces sp. CB09001 includes the following:
- a CDS encoding DUF1998 domain-containing protein, whose protein sequence is MSRTLRVRQSQTVVPFGVGAVFDIQGESFVATGIGDWSPKGRQRVESARLASRLGVTGFYAAPATANDRFDVPDAPGAPYIRFPSWLFCGSCRRMKRWRIADEKPGQPPRCPSCSPARTLAPMRFVQICRAGHLSDVDWWFWAHSRRDAGERRRCEERDRLRFLVSERASGLEALSVTCSAKGCGASRDLLDILGTHGMRCSGRNPWQRANERVECLRPVQIVQRTAGNLYYPIVHSALDIPESDAPAVHGDEAVVAKVREHDLWVPLCRVAATPRAAAFRTMIQEDTGADDALLDALIAEETGEAQPSPEAPSSDPQTGPAAPARPDLSREEWAAFTAPTPPATRDFALRETTLGLAGESADPWAALDRRFGRIVLADRLREVRVLSGFTRVSPDATVVPADTARRLKWMPAVEVFGEGIFLSLNPAELTGWEADGEVRKRVSGMRADLDRSFQRDRLEALTGPELAPRFVLLHTLAHLLIRQLSFESGYTTASLRERVYGRPEQDQYGILVYTAAGDAEGTLGGLVRQGESPRLAETLLRMTEAAAWCSADPLCSEHTGQGFGNLNRAACHACALLPETSCETGNTLLDRTLVVGGEHVPGYLEPIVTAARAAAADALEES
- a CDS encoding DNA helicase, with the protein product MTVTYLDLTPDQRAGLDALPFDGNHLVSGPPGSGKSLLAAQRAVMLSLTGTPVALLTRSNLLRQSLAATVHALAPADRSVRVTTAHAWLAEWYGGKAPSTADGWYDWSALFERAADTDPVPGLTLVVDEGQDLPPEFYRLCRMLGARLTVFADECQRLTETHSTLAEIAGRLGRCARHDLDGNHRNTAQIASFAAHFRTGAATPLLPDRQGPPPRLHRFPERGAADLLALLAERHPGDTIGVIVNSKHTQFSLLGSLSRRAPRLKPQLYTSDAKGGQYRNLDLGRPGIVIVHRASAKGLGFDTVVIPDTHTDAAADPTSAALRMTYYVLATRARRELHLGYEGTAEPPLLAQVGRGHLMRG
- a CDS encoding GNAT family N-acetyltransferase, whose translation is MRNTDYTIRTATLADLDAARAVMLDTVYRDFGTGYVPRWHRDVVDLEGAYLRSERHTLLVAVAADGEVVATGALDSRGPAHPPNPAHVAERYPSAVTAQLRRVYVRPEHRRRGLARRLVDELLAFAVADGGYRAVYLHTDPAVTGAEPFWRSLAKVVHDEREDAGGGQGIVHFDVPLAGLAGLAGLPEAR
- a CDS encoding ABC transporter substrate-binding protein, producing MRSHRRPRLLAPFLLVPLMAGCFASGGGGDSASGDGKDGDGARLRVALTFPPAEKLSPYGADATLLSRLGVTEGLTALDANGSAAPALAESWRRDGEKSWEFTLRDATFQDGSDVTPAAVADSLAHATDAEPAPAALAGVALSAEASGDRVVRITTAEPDPVLPLRLSSPSLGILSAKAYEKGNGRVDPVGHATGPFELTEVNGATSASLDRFDDYWGGRAQASGIDARFIADGTARANALRTGEIDIAEAVPVAQAASLDEKTRRDTATTRTTSLLLNASAGTFKDAGLRAAARGALDTSVFAKDVYEGYGDPGAGVYGPAVTWAEGKRTAPVGRAAAKKPGDGDTITLATYDNRPELPEVAQVVKQQLEKAGFTVKLTVREYSRLEGDALDGKFDAFVLARNTLLDTGDPVAVLASDYTCGGGFNIAQLCDKGVDRAVADAEKIDDTAKRQDAAMAAEARILGSDAVVPLVHQRIITGVADSVQGVILDPYERTLVGTGTRR
- a CDS encoding ABC transporter permease subunit, whose amino-acid sequence is MLQRVAALAWRVVLAGGLVCGVGLLPWLTRTDPAYTVLKARSAEREPTPEVLADIRRQLGTDGGPLHMLTGWLGGLVRGDAGRSWISGADVLPDVTRALGASLLLMGVALFVAVLTAGAICARTLRLGARRRLGGRRGGGSLSAVLASLPEFLVASVLATVVGVQLGWLPALGWYGPQWTVLPALALGLPAGAVLGRLLDDLLPGAFGEPWALAAAARGLTGRSIARQALRRCVPALLPNLGLFVVGLTGGAVAVEQVFDIPGLGRTTLQAALAQDLPVLQAGTLALVLLAALATGATRVAARLLTGPALRDGALSSLHRPTPPGGGVLPLVYGALLLAVVGFGLARDPLALDTTERLRAPSLDHPFGTDALGRDLLARVGHGALDTLFLAAAISAAALLVGVLLGLVPRISAPLVDTVNAVPPVLVALLVTAVAGNGTATPALAVGAVAWAPLAAHTSSLLRQERATLHITASKGLGAGRGHLLRHELLPAVAPPVLRHALLRLPGIALALASLGFLGLGAQPPSPEWGLLLAENQPYAERAPWAVLAPAAVLALLGALAVSAAGGLRRRPTATSPRETEAAERRSAVETEQEPTGVGVR
- a CDS encoding MFS transporter encodes the protein MTSTSAAATGGRSGQVPGRRTAPFATLSPLLRLLILTQLAFNVGFFAVLPFLAEHLGQSVGMAGWLVGFVLGLRTFSQQGLFVVGGALADRYGIRPVVLAGCVLRIAGFAWLGFAERTWAVVGAVLLIGFAAALFSPAVESEVARQAVVREEEGGGDRTRVLALFTVAGQAGAFVGPLLGALLLAVDFRTACLAGAGVFVLVLVGHAWLLPQRVPGRARVRMRGGARLVLRNRRFLALCCAYGAYLLAYNQLYLALPAEVERAAGSQAPLAWLFALSSLLVVTAQLPVTRWAGERLARRRSMVAGLVLIAVGFAVVGLARPAGWTGAGGLLPAAGFVVLLTFGQMLVAPVARAWVPDLAEDGRLGLYTGALSSLSGIVVLAGSSATGLLLDTGLPVAVPWLVLAAVPLVAAGTLPRWAHRGAGAAAPTSSTAGSGRPQV
- a CDS encoding CDP-alcohol phosphatidyltransferase family protein codes for the protein MNLNHTDDAYDACPARSVQQETAVGAGAQILLLALLGTAIGMGTAGWLTGLAFAFASWAVLSRALHRSRLPSFGPANRVTLGRATLVGGVTALVADSFRGAPPVSLLVGLTAVALILDGVDGKVARRTGTSTPLGARFDMEVDAFLILVLSVYVALDLGPWVLLIGGMRYVFVAAARVWPWLTAPLPASTARKTVAALQGVLLLLAGAELLPRAGNAGVVAVALGLLVWSFGRDVRWLWRRSRIPAAPATAMRELVAQ
- a CDS encoding zinc-binding alcohol dehydrogenase, producing MTRRARAFWLEAPGRGAIREVELPVPGADEVLVRALFSGVSRGTETLVFGGRVPENQYTAMRAPFQEGDFPGPVKYGYLGVGVVEEGPEPLVGRTVFCLHPHQTRYVVPAAAVTPVPSSVPAGRAVLAGTVETAVNALWDAAPLIGDRVTVVGGGMVGCSVVALLARFPGVHVELVDTDPARAEVAEALGAGFASPDDAAGDRDLVVHASATEAGLARSLELLRPEGTVVELSWYGDRRVALPLGEAFHSRRLTLRGSQVGTVSPARAATRTYADRLALALELLADPALDALVTGESAFAELPELMPRLASGEIPALCHRVRYDGEDTGAGAHSGA